From the Tribolium castaneum strain GA2 chromosome 2, icTriCast1.1, whole genome shotgun sequence genome, one window contains:
- the LOC658607 gene encoding coenzyme Q-binding protein COQ10 homolog B, mitochondrial isoform X2, which yields MYKVVADVKNYKKFVPFCTKSVILSQEPSVLRANLEVGFPPVIENYTSVVSLREPELVSAVCKDGRLFHVLETTWKFSPGLRSNPQSCIIDFYINFEFKSALYSKLAIFFFDQLVHQMEDAFIKEAQRRYGKESLPVHPLEPVRT from the coding sequence ATGTACAAAGTGGTGGCTGAtgtgaaaaattacaagaagTTTGTACCTTTCTGCACCAAATCTGTGATCTTATCTCAAGAACCGTCCGTTTTACGGGCGAACCTAGAAGTGGGCTTCCCCCCGGTTATTGAAAACTACACCTCGGTTGTCTCGTTACGTGAACCTGAACTAGTCAGTGCTGTTTGTAAAGATGGGAGGTTGTTTCACGTCTTGGAGACGACTTGGAAGTTCAGTCCCGGCCTCCGGAGCAACCCCCAGTCTTGCATCATAGATTTCTACATCAATTTTGAGTTTAAATCAGCGCTTTATTCCAAATTAGCGATATTCTTCTTTGACCAGCTGGTGCACCAAATGGAGGATGCGTTCATAAAGGAGGCGCAGAGGCGGTACGGCAAGGAGTCGCTGCCCGTGCACCCCCTTGAGCCAGTGAGGACTTGA
- the NP15.6 gene encoding NADH dehydrogenase [ubiquinone] 1 beta subcomplex subunit 11, mitochondrial has product MAGLILQRSLFRKILPTINRRLVSTSKKTNETAVADAVKTEKVEHKNWVSYGFDAKGKESDRTAMHSIMFASVTLCLVCGGYFMMYAPDYNLKDWSQREAFLELRRREKMGLPLVDPNLIDPAKIQLPSDEELGDTEIII; this is encoded by the coding sequence atggCAGGGTTAATACTCCAGCGTAGTTTATTCCGAAAAATCTTGCCTACGATCAACCGGAGGTTGGTCTCGACGTCGAAGAAAACGAACGAGACCGCCGTAGCCGACGCGGTCAAAACCGAGAAAGTCGAGCACAAAAACTGGGTGTCTTACGGCTTTGATGCAAAGGGCAAAGAGAGCGATAGGACGGCAATGCACTCGATTATGTTCGCTTCTGTTACGCTTTGTCTGGTCTGTGGGGGCTATTTCATGATGTACGCGCCAGACTACAACCTGAAGGATTGGTCCCAAAGAGAGGCTTTCCTGGAGCTGCGCAGGAGGGAGAAGATGGGGCTGCCGCTGGTCGACCCCAATTTAATAGACCCCGCCAAGATACAACTGCCATCAGACGAGGAATTAGGAGATACCGAAATAATTATCTAA
- the LOC658607 gene encoding coenzyme Q-binding protein COQ10 homolog B, mitochondrial isoform X1, with product MRVVTRYLHFFKLPDKKREYFARKLVGFSTSQMYKVVADVKNYKKFVPFCTKSVILSQEPSVLRANLEVGFPPVIENYTSVVSLREPELVSAVCKDGRLFHVLETTWKFSPGLRSNPQSCIIDFYINFEFKSALYSKLAIFFFDQLVHQMEDAFIKEAQRRYGKESLPVHPLEPVRT from the exons ATGCGAGTCGTCACACGATACTTGCACTTCTTCAAACTTCCGGACAAAAAACGCGAATATTTCGCTAGAAAACTCGTGGG CTTCTCGACTAGTCAGATGTACAAAGTGGTGGCTGAtgtgaaaaattacaagaagTTTGTACCTTTCTGCACCAAATCTGTGATCTTATCTCAAGAACCGTCCGTTTTACGGGCGAACCTAGAAGTGGGCTTCCCCCCGGTTATTGAAAACTACACCTCGGTTGTCTCGTTACGTGAACCTGAACTAGTCAGTGCTGTTTGTAAAGATGGGAGGTTGTTTCACGTCTTGGAGACGACTTGGAAGTTCAGTCCCGGCCTCCGGAGCAACCCCCAGTCTTGCATCATAGATTTCTACATCAATTTTGAGTTTAAATCAGCGCTTTATTCCAAATTAGCGATATTCTTCTTTGACCAGCTGGTGCACCAAATGGAGGATGCGTTCATAAAGGAGGCGCAGAGGCGGTACGGCAAGGAGTCGCTGCCCGTGCACCCCCTTGAGCCAGTGAGGACTTGA
- the Dscam1 gene encoding Down syndrome cell adhesion molecule isoform X41 has translation MSHEASAHRRDKIKRNQGQTGHHGWYKFVEGTTRKQAVTLNDRVKQVAGTLIIREAKVEDSGKYLCVVNNSVGGESVETVLTVTAPLKAKIEPQVQTIDFGRPATFTCNFEGNPIKTISWLKDGHPIDHNEAVLRIESVRKEDKGMYQCFIRNDQESAEATAELKLGGRFEPPQIRHAFNEETVQPGNSVFLKCIASGNPTPEITWELYGRRLSNSERNQIGQYVTVNGDVVSHLNITAIHTNDGGLYRCVASSKVGSADHSARINVYGLPFVRSMEKQAIVAGGTLIVHCPFAGHPVDSVVWERDGRQLPINRKQKVFINGTLIIENVERASDQATYDCVAKNSQGYSARGSLEVQVMVLPHISPFSFGDTPVHSGQTAQVTCLVSEGDLPLTITWSFQGGLLDSNSGVITTMIGKKASSLLIDSVSEVQSGNYTCTARNRAGSSDYTASLDVYVPPRWILEPTDKAFAQGSDAAVECKADGFPRPVVTWKRATGVSPGDYKDFKPNNPDIKVEDGTLTINNIQKTNEGYYLCEAVNGIGSGLSAVIQISVQAPPQFDIKLRNQTSRRGDPAVLQCEAKGEKPIGILWNINNKRLEPKGDNRYTIREEILANGVLSGLSIKRTERSDSALFTCVATNAFGSDDTSINMIVQEVPEVPYGLKVLDKSGRSVQLSWVAPFDGNSPITRYMIEYKQSKVSWEGNTERVLVPGDQTEAGVFTLRPATTYHIRIVAENEIGSSEPSETVTIITAEEVPGGPPTSIRVETNDQHSLVVYWKPPAREEWNGDILGYYVGYRLANSDKPYLFETVEFGREEGKEHHLKISNLKTYTQYSVVVQAFNKVGAGPLSDDIKAYTAEGVPEQPPDKATCTTLTAQTIRVSWVSPPLTAANGVIKGYKVIYGPSDTWFDENTKDTKITAASETILHGLKKYTNYSMEVLAYTSGGDGVRTTPIHCQTEQDVPEAPIAVKALVMSTDSILASWKPPVEPNGIVEYYTVYYKPVSTDDKTEVKPTSQKIVPNLRNQNLSHQAKNLDSNLKYEFWVTAATTIGEGQPSKKVTVSPSASVPAKIASFDDTFTTTYKEDVTLPCLAVGLPPPVITWKIKGVQFTTSDKIRQQPDGSLFIRDVSRNNAGEYSCHVENDYGQDSVTHQLIVNAPPHAPQIALTSTTTNSLTFKLKPHESDVEPIHGYTIHYKPEFGDWETVQIGPTVEKYTLEKLLCGTRYQVYAKAYNSIGTGDPSDTLNPRTRGEKPIVPSAEKFIEVSSNSITLHLSAWSDGGCPMLYFVIEHKKKTSTEWIQVSNNVKLGQNFVLLDLDPACWYHLRVTAHNNAGFNVAEYEFATLTVTGGTIAPIRESPGVKMLFPWIPDWVDLNIAVPVAATVVVVVVGIVVICVALSRRANGPLQTRLRSDYDVVYNQSVNASSTLDKRRPDLRDELGYIAPPNRKLPPVPGSNYNTCDRIKRGTVLRAHYRSHSTWDPRRHLYEELRSRRGSNETVHTHRGMDDEICPYATFHLLGFREEMDPSKAMQFQTFPHPHSGTMGPSGMNTPHQIHSRSGSQSMPRQNRRYDRVGSQGNGSIYSPGPEYDDPANCAPEDEQYGSQYGGYGAPYDQYGSRGSIGRRSLGSLRLQPTSSSPEPPPPPPRNHDPSFNDSKDSNEISEAECDRDQLINSRTYGVMRGSSKDGMSHEEMRKLIERNETGQANGGLTAYDTVAV, from the exons GTGGTACAAATTCGTCGAAGGGACCACTCGAAAACAAGCGGTGACTCTCAACGACCGAGTCAAACAAGTCGCCGGAACTCTCATCATTCGCGAAGCCAAAGTCGAAGACTCGGGGAAATACCTCTGCGTTGTGAACAACTCCGTTGGAGGAGAGAGCGTTGAAACGGTCCTCACCGTCACAGCGCCTTTAAAAGCCAAGATCGAACCGCAAGTCCAGACTATCGATTTCGGAAGACCCGCCACTTTCACTTGCAATTTCGAAG GTAATCCGATTAAAACTATAAGTTGGTTGAAAGACGGCCATCCGATCGATCACAATGAAGCCGTTTTGCGGATTGAATCGGTCCGCAAGGAGGACAAAGGCATGTACCAGTGCTTCATCCGCAACGACCAGGAAAGTGCCGAGGCGACCGCCGAGCTGAAACTCGGAGGACGGTTCGAACCTCCACAAATCAGGCACGCGTTCAATGAGGAAACAGTCCAGCCGGgcaattcagtttttttgaaatgtatCGCTTCTGGAAACCCGACACCCGAAATCACGTGGGAATTGTACGGACGGAGGTTGTCCAACAGTGAGAGAAACCAAATCGGACAGTACGTGACAGTGAACGGTGATGTTGTCTCGCATTTGAACATCACAGCAATTCACACGAATGATGGTGGCTTGTATCGGTGCGTCGCTAGTAGCAAGGTGGGCTCAGCGGATCACTCAGCGAGGATAAATGTTTACGGGTTGCCTTTTGTGAGGTCCATGGAGAAGCAAGCCATCGTCGCGGGAGGTACACTCATCGTCCACTGCCCTTTTGCGGGACATCCAGTCGATAGTGTCGTATGGGAACGAG ATGGGAGACAACTGCCGATCAACAGGAAACAGAAAGTCTTCATCAACGGCACCCTCATCATCGAGAACGTCGAACGAGCGTCCGACCAAGCGACCTACGACTGCGTCGCCAAAAACTCTCAGGGATACAGTGCCAGAGGCTCTCTCGAGGTCCAAGTCATGG TTTTGCCCCACATTTCACCGTTCAGTTTTGGCGATACTCCTGTCCATTCCGGTCAAACCGCTCAGGTGACTTGTTTGGTGTCCGAAGGCGATCTTCCTTTGACCATTACTTGGAGTTTTCAAGGGGGTCTTCTCGATTCAAACAGTGGGGTTATAACGACAATGATCGGCAAAAAGGCGAGTTCGCTTCTGATCGATTCCGTGTCGGAAGTCCAAAGTGGAAATTACACTTGCACGGCTCGGAATCGTGCCGGTTCTAGTGATTACACGGCGTCGTTAGATGTTTATG TGCCACCGAGGTGGATATTAGAGCCAACAGACAAAGCATTTGCTCAAGGCTCTGATGCCGCTGTTGAATGTAAAGCCGACGGGTTCCCCAGGCCTGTAGTGACATGGAAAAGGGCTACTG GGGTTTCACCCGGCGATTACAAAGATTTCAAACCAAACAATCCCGATATTAAAGTCGAAGACGGCACTCTTACTATTAACAATATCCAGAAAACAAACGAGGGTTATTATTTATGTGAGGCTGTCAATGGGATTGGATCAGGATTATCTGCAGTTATTCAAATCAGTGTTCAAG CTCCCCCACAGTTTGATATTAAACTCAGGAACCAAACCTCCCGCCGTGGAGACCCTGCCGTCCTCCAATGTGAGGCCAAAGGCGAAAAACCGATTGGTATTTTATGGAATATCAACAATAAGCGTTTGGAACCAAAAGGCGACAATAGATACACGATCCGGGAGGAGATCCTCGCCAATGGTGTTCTTTCCGGCCTCAGTATCAAACGCACAGAACGCTCCGACTCCGCTCTCTTTACTTGTGTAGCTACCAACGCCTTCGGCAGTGACGATACCAGCATTAACATGATTGTGCAAGAAGTACCAGAGGTACCATACGGGCTGAAAGTATTGGACAAGTCGGGCCGAAGCGTCCAATTGTCATGGGTTGCACCATTCGATGGCAACTCCCCGATCACTCGTTACATGATCGAGTACAAGCAAAGCAAAGTCAGTTGGGAGGGAAACACCGAACGGGTACTAGTCCCAGGTGACCAAACTGAAGCTGGGGTTTTCACTCTGCGACCTGCCACCACGTATCACATCCGCATAGTCGCAGAAAATGAGATTGGGTCAAGTGAACCCTCTGAGACTGTGACCATAATCACGGCAGAGGAGGTACCCGGGGGGCCACCAACCAGTATCCGAGTTGAAACAAACGACCAGCATTCATTGGTCGTCTACTGGAAGCCTCCAGCTCGAGAGGAGTGGAACGGCGATATTTTGGGCTATTATGTTGGTTACCGCTTGGCTAATTCAGACAAGCCGTACCTTTTCGAAACCGTCGAATTCGGACGTGAGGAGGGCAAGGAGCACCATTTGAAAATATCGAACTTGAAGACCTACACCCAGTACTCTGTGGTGGTCCAAGCGTTTAATAAAGTGGGAGCTGGTCCCTTGTCTGATGATATCAAGGCGTATACGGCTGAGGGAGTACCTGAACAACCCCCAGATAAGGCCACTTGCACCACCTTGACGGCCCAAACGATTCGCGTTTCGTGGGTGTCGCCGCCCCTCACGGCCGCCAACGGGGTTATTAAGGGCTACAAAGTCATCTATGGACCATCAGACACTTGGTTTG ATGAGAACACCAAAGACACCAAAATTACCGCTGCTAGTGAAACGATCCTCCACGGCCTCAAAAAATACACCAACTACAGCATGGAAGTCCTGGCTTACACTTCCGGGGGTGACGGTGTTCGCACAACCCCGATTCACTGCCAGACTGAACAAGACG TGCCGGAGGCTCCAATCGCCGTTAAGGCTCTAGTAATGTCAACTGATTCGATTTTGGCCAGTTGGAAGCCCCCAGTTGAACCAAATGGCATTGTCGAGTACTACACGGTTTACTACAAACCGGTCTCAACCGATGACAAAACCGAGGTCAAGCCAACGTCTCAAAAAATCGTACCAAACTTGCGCAACCAGAATTTGAGCCACCAAGCGAAAAACCTTGACAGTAACTTGAAATACGAGTTTTGGGTTACCGCAGCTACCACTATTGGAGAAGGGCAACCGTCGAAGAAAGTTACAGTGTCTCCAAGCGCGAGCG TTCCAGCCAAAATCGCCTCGTTTGACGATACCTTCACCACGACGTACAAGGAAGACGTGACTCTCCCTTGCCTCGCCGTTGGGTTGCCACCACCGGTCATCACATGGAAAATCAAGGGGGTTCAGTTCACCACAAGCGACAAAATCAGGCAACAACCAGACGGGTCACTGTTTATTCGTGATGTCAGTCGGAATAACGCAGGGGAGTACTCGTGTCACGTTGAGAATGACTATGGACAGGACTCGGTGACTCACCAGTTGATTGTCAATGCTCCTCCACACGCACCACAAATTGCTCTCACTTCAACTACCACAAATTCGCTCACGTTTAAGTTAAAGCCGCATGAGTCGGATGTTGAGCCGATCCATGGATACACTATTCACTACAAGCCAGAGTTTGGCGATTGGGAGACGGTCCAGATTGGACCAACTGTCGAAAAGTACACTTTGGAGAAGTTGCTGTGTGGGACGCGGTACCAGGTCTACGCCAAGGCGTATAACAG CATCGGAACTGGGGACCCATCCGACACCCTGAACCCGCGAACACGTGGCGAAAAGCCCATAGTGCCCAGCGCTGAGAAGTTCATTGAAGTTTCGTCAAACAGCATCACTCTGCACCTCAGCGCCTGGTCTGACGGTGGTTGTCCCATGCTCTACTTCGTCATCGAGCACAAAAAGAA GACTAGTACGGAGTGGATCCAAGTGTCCAACAACGTGAAGTTGGGCCAGAATTTCGTGCTTCTGGACCTGGACCCGGCCTGCTGGTACCACCTCCGCGTCACCGCGCACAACAACGCCGGCTTCAACGTCGCCGAATACGAATTCGCGACGCTCACCGTGACTGGAG GTACAATCGCGCCAATTAGGGAATCGCCCGGTGTTAAGATGCTCTTTCCTTGGATACCCGACTGGGTCGACTTGAATATTGCCGTTCCCGTTGCCGCAACGGTTGTTGTTGTCGTTGTCGGCATTGTCGTGATTTGCGTCGCGCTCTCTCGCAGGGCCAACGGCCCCTTACAGACGCGCCTCAGAAGCGACT ACGACGTCGTTTACAACCAGTCCGTAAACGCCTCTTCGACTCTGGACAAGCGCCGGCCCGACTTGCGCGATGAGCTGGGCTACATTGCGCCCCCTAACCGCAAACTGCCCCCCGTTCCAGGCTCAAACTACAACACCTGCGATCGCATCAAGCGAGGTACCGTCTTAA GAGCTCATTATCGTTCTCATTCTACCTGGGATCCGAGACGACACTTGTACGAGGAGCTTAGGAGTAGAAGGGGCTCAAACGAGACTGTACATACGCACAGAG GCATGGACGACGAGATCTGTCCCTACGCCACCTTCCACCTTTTGGGCTTCCGTGAAGAAATGGATCCGAGCAAAGCGATGCAATTCCAGACTTTCCCCCACCCCCACTCAGGAACAATGGGACCATCGGGGATGAACACACCCCATCAGATCCACTCGCGCTCAGGATCACAGTCGATGCCGCGCCAAAATCGGCGATACGACCGCGTCGGGTCACAAG GTAATGGCAGCATCTACTCCCCTGGGCCCGAGTACGACGACCCGGCGAACTGCGCGCCCGAAGACGAGCAGTATGGCTCGCAATATGGGGGCTATGGGGCCCCCTACGACCAGTATGGCAGCCGGGGGTCGATCGGCCGGCGCTCCTTGGGGTCTTTGCGGCTCCAGCCGACGAGCAGCAGCCCCgagccgccgccgccgcccccACGCAACCACGACCCGTCTTTCAACGACTCCAAAGACAGCAATGAGATTTCGGAGGCCGAGTGTGACCGAGACCAACTGATCAACAGTCGCACCTATGGCG TAATGAGAGGTAGTTCAAAGGATGGCATGTCTCACGAGGAAATGCGCAAACTGATTGAAAG aaaCGAAACAGGCCAAGCAAACGGGGGACTCACAGCCTACGATACTGTGGCAGTGTAA